Proteins encoded in a region of the Vicia villosa cultivar HV-30 ecotype Madison, WI unplaced genomic scaffold, Vvil1.0 ctg.001829F_1_1, whole genome shotgun sequence genome:
- the LOC131636765 gene encoding probable WRKY transcription factor 31, with the protein MNSRELNMMKFPMSLISTWSDDHDDNDQDHEHDDDHHRPRVIVDEVDFFSDRKEKSSSPDDHVSVKNNQIYDPHCNLDADHVNTGLQLLITNIGSELEDETAINGGDKHVKNLQFQLQEELRLKNVENQRLKEKLSDLQMRYVSLMQQNQRNEASENETVNGKAEGGDSVSRKFVSGSTSEVVDPKVLHCPNLDERKRSRSPRNNNKTDQKEPDPESTDQLVQVWEPNKLPRLNPSNATDQAAAEATMRKARVSVRARSEAHMINDGCQWRKYGQKMAKGNPCPRAYYRCTMAVGCPVRKQVQRCAEDKTILITTYEGTHSHPLPPAAMPMASTTAAAATVLLSGSMSSADGVVNPNLLSRILPNCSSSMATLSATAPFPTVTLDLTHDNTDNNNNQNSHSQFHLGQPQNFGSGQLPQVIAQALYNQSKFSGLQLSQDVGGSSQLHSSQQASSLSAAITADPNFTAAIAAAISTIIGAGSPNNNSNNNNPNILNSAAYNQ; encoded by the exons ATGAATTCTAGAGAATTGAACATGATGAAATTTCCAATGAGTCTAATTAGCACTTGGTCTGATGATCACGATGATAATGATCAAGATCACGAACATGATGATGATCATCACCGTCCTCGTGTTATTGTCGACGAAGTCGACTTTTTCTCGGATAGAAAGGAGAAATCATCGTCGCCAGATGATCATGTTTCCGTCAAGAATAATCAGATTTATGATCCTCATTGCAATCTAGATGCTGACCATGTCAAC ACCGGTTTGCAACTGCTTATTACTAATATTGGAAGTGAGTTGGAGGATGAAACTGCAATAAATGGTGGAGATAAACATGTCAAGAATCTTCAGTTTCAGTTGCAAGAAGAGCTTAGACTTAAGAATGTAGAGAATCAACGGTTGAAGGAGAAGCTAAGCGATTTGCAAATGCGTTATGTGTCGTTAATGCAACAGAATCAACGAAATGAAGCATCTGAAAATGAG ACTGTGAATGGAAAAGCTGAGGGGGGAGATTCTGTGTCTAGGAAGTTTGTGAGTGGTTCAACATCAGAAGTAGTTGATCCAAAAGTATTACATTGTCCTAATTTGGATGAAAGAAAGCGATCAAGGTCGCCTCGGAACAACAATAAAACTGATCAGAAAGAGCCTGATCCAGAATCAACAGATCAACTGGTACAAGTTTGGGAGCCAAATAAACTTCCAAGATTAAACCCTTCCAATGCCACGGATCAAGCTGCTGCTGAAGCTACTATGAGAAAAGCACGCGTCTCCGTCCGTGCCCGATCAGAAGCCCACATG ATCAATGATGGGTGCCAATGGCGAAAGTATGGACAGAAAATGGCAAAGGGAAACCCTTGTCCTCGAGCATATTATCGATGCACAATGGCAGTCGGTTGCCCCGTTCGCAAGCAA GTTCAGCGTTGTGCTGAGGACAAAACAATACTGATAACAACATATGAAGGGACACATAGTCATCCACTGCCACCTGCTGCTATGCCGATGGCGTCAACCACCGCAGCCGCTGCCACCGTGTTACTATCTGGATCAATGTCAAGTGCTGATGGGGTGGTGAACCCAAATTTACTATCCAGAATTCTTCCAAACTGCTCATCCAGCATGGCCACACTCTCAGCAACAGCACCATTTCCTACTGTCACACTAGACCTCACACATGACAACACAGATAACAATAATAACCAAAATTCTCATTCCCAATTTCACCTTGGACAGCCTCAAAACTTTGGATCAGGACAATTACCACAAGTCATTGCACAAGCACTTTATAACCAATCCAAATTCTCTGGCCTTCAACTGTCTCAAGATGTTGGAGGCTCTTCCCAATTGCACTCATCTCAACAAGCTTCATCACTCAGTGCTGCCATCACCGCCGATCCAAACTTCACCGCAGCTATCGCCGCCGCTATCTCCACCATAATTGGCGCTGGTTCTcccaacaacaacagcaacaacaacaatccaAATATCCTCAACAGTGCTGCCTACAatcagtag